TTACTTTGCAGGTAGAAAGATTGAAATTGTTGAGACAAAGGTTAGATGTGCCATATGACTGCTCCTCTGTCAAGCACCAGGTTTTCGTTCTCTATATAGTTTACCTTTATGGTATCCTTTTCTCCTATCAAATGAATGCTAATTTTCTGCCTAGAGGAATGGGATAAATACAGTAGATTTGATTTGCTGGTATTCATGACTGGCAAGGCAGTGTTAATCAGAAAAGGTAATATCTTCTTTCTGTTACAGGATGCTCTGAAAGAGCTTTGGAGGTTAGCTTATCCTAACCGACAACTTCCTCCTCTAAAATCAGATCTGTGGAAGGAGATGGGCTGGCAAAACTCTGACCCATCAACAGATTTTAGGTTCTTATGAAGTATTGAAGTTTCATGATAAAATTATCATTGCATTATGTTGGCACCACTTGAACCAATATGTTTTATATGCTGAACTTGCAGGGCAGGTGGGTTCATGTCCTTGGAGAACCTAATATACTTTGCCAGAAATTATCCAGTATGTTTCGATCCATCCTGAACACTTACTGTATAAATCAGTCATCTGTGGGTGACCCTGTTGTTTTTAACCTGTGGTTCACATGCAGGATTCCTTTCATAGGTTACTACACAAGGCCGAGGGTAAGAGAGCTAAGTGGGAGTATCCTTTTGCAGCAGGTGGTGTAAACATATCTTATATGTTAGTTCAAATGCTGGATTTACAATCAGGTGATTTATTGTAATGTCTGCTGTATATTTTTAGTATTCATTCAGATTCATTTTCCCGCCATGGTTCCGCTGCCTTTGGAATTTGGTCCGTAAGCAGGCAATCAATGAAGAACTAAATCTTATCTGCTACCTCTCTTTATAggaaaaattagtacaaaagcTGGTGTCCACTTCGTTCAACTACTTGAAGATGACGAGGCGGCCTTCGATAACCTTTTTTGTGTAGCATTTCAGGTGCTTGATGCTCAATGGCTTGCAAGGCGAGCTAGTTATATGCAATTCAATGTGAGCATTGTTGACTTAGACAATAATCTATGCATTTTCCATTTCATTACCTTGTTTGAGTTGATGGTTATTTCCATTTTACAGGAGGTTCTGAAGTCTACACGAGTTCAATTAGAGAAAGAGCTTACTATGGGGTGCATTTCTAGCGTTCAAGACTTGCCATCATTCAGAATGCTGAAAAGGTAGTTATGTTTGTACTTAGCAGGAAAAGAGATACTTTTACGCCGTGAATAGGTTGTTTAAATTTGCTTTCCATTCTTTTACTGGACGTAGAAGATGTATACtgtgtattcatgtatgatgccTCGAAAAGAATTTACTTATCATCAAGTTTTGACATTGGTATGTGATACTGGTGTATGCTCCACCTCATATATGCcttggggggaactcgtcatcaaGTTCCTATTATCTTTTAAGTATCTCTGGGTAAACTATCAgcttttgaattaaaaaaatgacACTGTTCCTTAAGCTGGAGCTATTAGGGTTCCGGCCTTGTAACTGTTGAAACGCACAAATATATGCTGCATTGGCAGCACTGCCGTGCAAAACTGCGATGCTACACAACCATTTAAACCACATTTCAGATTCACCAGGATGTGATTAGTTGAATCTAGGCTATGTGAGACGATCTCTCAAGGTTAGTCAAGCAGCTTGGAGCAAATTCAAAGAATCAAAGAACACCAACACATTTGTCTAATGCCAACCTAAATGCCATGGGGCTTTCTACAAGTTCAGCTTCTTTGCAGTAGTGGCATTATGGCATTGGACAATCAAGTATACCCAAGAAAGGACACCTGAAAAGTGAAAACCTCCTTGGATATCTCGGATCCCAGACAGCATGCATAGGCTTCAGGATCAATTGCCCACACTGATCATTGTTGAAGGATGTATTCCCTCTTCCATATC
The nucleotide sequence above comes from Panicum virgatum strain AP13 chromosome 3K, P.virgatum_v5, whole genome shotgun sequence. Encoded proteins:
- the LOC120696603 gene encoding ELMO domain-containing protein C-like; this translates as MASKAIKRRPCSSESDQTSEKTMETTVSDPVTEPLLGNGPHEEKTKRYEPATRSDFWDGTREECLRWAHLLSIFIAQSARKIVNVLSEFGSLIARLFGCSSAPQSSQNGQTVPLNLSPLQVERLKLLRQRLDVPYDCSSVKHQDALKELWRLAYPNRQLPPLKSDLWKEMGWQNSDPSTDFRAGGFMSLENLIYFARNYPDSFHRLLHKAEGKRAKWEYPFAAGGVNISYMLVQMLDLQSGKISTKAGVHFVQLLEDDEAAFDNLFCVAFQVLDAQWLARRASYMQFNEVLKSTRVQLEKELTMGCISSVQDLPSFRMLKR